In Pleuronectes platessa chromosome 4, fPlePla1.1, whole genome shotgun sequence, the following proteins share a genomic window:
- the ankrd39 gene encoding ankyrin repeat domain-containing protein 39 — translation MASDKQHCSCCSHPASSPSVYQTLDEMDFERGIWSAAMASDLERVKSLVHKGTDINVRDSSGYTALHYASRSGHLAVCKFLLDNGACASPQTPGGATPLHRSAYCGHLDVVRLLLHHWANPTLCDDDGASPLHKAAEQGHEEVCRLLVENCPALCSQKNKRLQLSHQLTQQGDLQELLKPPC, via the exons ATGGCGTCTGACAAACAACATTGCTCGTGTTGCTCCcatcctgcctcctctcccAGTGTTTACCAGACTCTGGATGAAATGGATTTTGAACGAG gCATCTGGTCTGCTGCAATGGCCAGTGACCTGGAGAGGGTTAAGTCGTTGGTCCACAAGGGCACAGACATCAACGTGAGGGACTCATCTGGATACACAGCCCTG CACTATGCAAGTCGCAGTGGCCATCTTGCTGTGTGCAAGTTTCTTCTAGATAATGGTGCATGTGCATCTCCGCAGACACCAGGCGGTGCCACGCCGCTCCATCGGTCAGCGTACTGCGGTCACTTGGACGTGGTCAGACTCCTCCTGCACCATTGGGCAAATCCTACGCTCTGTGATGACGACGGTGCATCCCCTTTACACAAG gctgcagagcagggccATGAAGAGGTGTGTCGGCTGCTTGTTGAGAACTGTCCAGCACTTTGCAGCCAGAAGAACAAGCGGCTCCAGCTGTCCCACCAGCTGACACAGCAGGGAGATCTGCAGGAGCTCTTAAAACCACCTTGTTGA
- the klhl22 gene encoding kelch-like protein 22 isoform X2: MVSAPERERQAMKPEHQCLAMAEDGELSPVGGGAGSSGRQTYRSAAHFRSLLDGLLALRQGGILFDVVLLVEGRPIQAHRILLAASCDYFRGMFARGLRESQQKEIAIHGVSYMAMKKILDYIYTSEIELDLESVQEVLNAATLVQLENVIGFCCDFLFSWLDEGNILEVHHLADLYGLQQLNDRVHSYILRNIQTLSRTDVYRQLPQDIVFRALSSDELQVNSENEVYEAALHYHYSPEQVETDQVYLQDNLRMVDAVRFCLIEKQVLQRLYGRLNQCPLKDFVSAALHYHEQVIWQPVLQTPLTQPRSTFHCILGFGGMFTSGSLTDNEHLFQVFHPSWGEWRALTAASAPRMSNQGIAVINNFVYLIGGDKNTSGLRAETRCWRYDPRHNTWCSIQPMQQQHADHCVCVVGDHIYAIGGRDYSNELDLVERYDPHTNKWEFVSPLKREVYAHAGAVAVGKIYITCGRRGGAYLKETYCFDPEANHWTACAEGPVERAWHGMAAVNGRVYVIGGSNDERGYRRDVLKVACFEPSANSWSLMTPLPAGHGEPGVAVLDSYIYILGGRSHDKSNRMKYVHVYNTNADEWENDTEFKERVSGMAACVVLMPPNVIAQGRSWEQRTKASWEDVDNDNSEDSSED; the protein is encoded by the exons ATGGTGTCCGctccggagagagagagacaagcgaTGAAGCCTGAACACCAGTGTCTTGCCATGGCTGAGGATGGAGAGCTGAGTCCAGTGGGAGGAGGCGCTGGGTCATCGGGCCGACAGACCTACAGGAGTGCAGCCCATTTCCGCAGCCTGCTGGACGGCCTGCTGGCTCTCAGGCAGGGGGGCATCCTGTTCgatgtggtgctgctggtggagggTCGACCCATCCAAGCCCACCGTATCCTGTTGGCAGCCTCCTGCGACTACTTTAG GGGTATGTTTGCTCGAGGCCTTCGGGAGTCGCAGCAAAAGGAGATAGCAATTCATGGAGTCTCCTACATGGCCATGAAAAAAATACTTGACTACATCTACACCTCAGAGATTGAGTTAGACCTGGAGAGTGTTCAGGAAGTCCTGAACGCTGCCACACTCGTACAG CTTGAGAATGTCATCGGCTTCTGCTGTGATTTCCTCTTCTCCTGGCTGGATGAGGGCAACATTTTAGAGGTGCATCATCTTGCCGATCTGTATGGACTGCAGCAGCTTAACGACCGGGTCCACTCCTACATCCTCAGGAACATTCAGACTCTGTCTCGCACCGACGTGTACCGACAGCTCCCCCAAGACATAGTGTTCAGAGCACTGAGCAGCGACGAGCTTCAGGTGAACAGTGAAAACGAGGTGTACGAGGCGGCTCTGCACTACCACTACAGCCCCGAGCAGGTGGAAACTGACCAGGTGTACTTGCAG GACAATCTCAGGATGGTTGATGCCGTGCGTTTCTGCCTGATTGAGAAACAAGTATTGCAGAGACTCTACGGCAGACTGAACCAGTGTCCGCTGAAGGACTTCGTTTCAGCTGCCTTGCATTACCATGAGCAGGTGATCTGGCAGCCCGTCCTGCAGACTCCTCTCACCCAGCCGCGGTCCACCTTCCACTGTATCCTGGGTTTCGGCGGGATGTTCACCTCCGGCTCCCTCACAGACAACGAGCACCTGTTTCAGGTGTTCCACCCGAGCTGGGGGGAGTGGAGGGCTCTCACTGCAGCATCCGCGCCGCGAATGTCCAACCAGGGCATCGCTGTGATCAACAACTTTGTTTATCTTATTGGCGGAGACAAGAACACCAGTGGATTGCGTGCGGAGACCCGCTGCTGGAG ATACGACCCCCGTCACAACACCTGGTGTTCCATCCAGccaatgcagcagcagcacgctgaccactgcgtgtgtgtggtgggcGACCATATCTACGCCATCGGAGGGCGGGACTACAGTAACGAACTGGACTTAGTGGAGCGCTATGACCCGCACACCAACAAGTGGGAGTTTGTGTCACCTCTAAAAAGAGAG GTGTATGCGCATGCCGGAGCAGTGGCAGTCGGAAAGATTTATATAACCTGTGGCCGCAGAGGTGGGGCTTACCTCAAAGAGACGTACTGCTTTGACCCTGAGGCAAATCACTGGACGGCGTGTGCGGAGGGGCCGGTGGAGCGGGCCTGGCACGGCATGGCAGCTGTGAACGGACGCGTTTATGTCATAGGGGGAAGCAATGATGAGCGTGGATATCGGCGTGATGTCCTGAAG GTTGCATGCTTTGAGCCCTCTGCCAACTCTTGGTCTTTAATGACCCCTCTCCCTGCTGGACACGGAGAACCCGGCGTAGCTGTGCTGGACAGTTACATCTACATCCTGGGTGGACGCTCTCACGACAAGAGTAACAGAATGAAATATGTTCACGTGTACAACACCAACGCAGACGAGTGGGAGAACGACACCGAGTTTAAGGAGCGTGTCTCGGGCATGGCAGCCTGCGTGGTGCTCATGCCCCCTAATGTGATCGCTCAGGGCCGGAGCTGGGAGCAGCGCACCAAGGCTTCATGGGAAGATGTGGACAACGACAACTCAGAGGACTCTAGTGAGGACTGA
- the LOC128438866 gene encoding progonadoliberin-1, translating into MAVKTLSVWLLLVGTLVPQHCCQHWSYGLSPGGKRELDSLSQTLGNVVEEFPRVDSPCSVLGGAEESPFAGIYRMKGFLDSITDRGNGHRTYKK; encoded by the exons ATGGCTGTGAAAACCTTGTCAGTGTGGCTGCTCCTTGTGGGGACGTTGGTGCCTCAGCACTGCTGCCAGCACTGGTCATATGGATTGAGCccaggagggaagagggaacTGGACAGTCTTTCTCAAACTCTGGGCAAT GTAGTTGAGGAGTTCCCTCGTGTGGACTCACCTTGCAGTGTTCTGGGTGGTGCAGAGGAATCACCTTTTGCTGGAATTTACAGGATGAAAGGATTCCTT gaCAGCATCACTGACAGGGGGAATGGACACAGAACATATAAGAAATGA
- the npy8br gene encoding neuropeptide Y receptor Y8b — protein MELQHSTNHNQALWKEIPWDFGEDCSLSVSGTTFLIVAYSTVLAVGLIGNSCLVFVISRYKEMRNVTNIFIINLSCSDILMCIFCLPVTIIYTLMDHWILGDTLCKLTPFIQCISVTVSIFSLVLIAMERYQLIVHPTGWKPVVSQSYLAVAVTWMVACLISVPFLSYSELARPFQNLSVPFLVGDHLVCMEQWPSLEERRAYTTSLLIFQYFLPLILIMVCYLHVYLRLRRRKDMVERGRNTTQKKNKGSTRINAMLISIVVAFTISWLPLNIFNTVYDWNHEAIPSCSHDVIFSFCHLTAMASTCINPIIYGFLNSNFQKHLKSTLLHCRCWVVAERYESVPLSTVSTEVTKGSILSNGSISINS, from the coding sequence ATGGAGCTGCAGCACAGCACCAATCACAACCAGGCCTTGTGGAAAGAGATCCCGTGGGATTTTGGCGAGGACTGCTCACTCTCAGTGAGCGGCACCACGTTCCTCATTGTAGCTTACAGCACAGTGCTGGCAGTAGGTCTCATCGGGAACTCGTGCCTGGTGTTTGTCATCAGTCGATACAAGGAGATGCGCAACGTGAccaacatcttcatcatcaacctGTCTTGCTCTGACATCCTCATGTGCATTTTCTGCCTGCCGGTCACCATTATCTACACTCTGATGGACCACTGGATCCTGGGAGACACTCTCTGCAAGCTCACGCCCTTCATCCAGTGCATATCAGTCACtgtctccatcttctctctcGTCCTTATCGCCATGGAGCGCTACCAGCTCATTGTCCACCCGACTGGATGGAAGCCTGTGGTGAGTCAGTCCTACCTGGCCGTGGCTGTCACCTGGATGGTGGCCTGCCTTATCTCCGTGCCTTTCCTCTCATACAGCGAGCTTGCCCGGCCTTTCCAGAACCTGAGTGTCCCCTTCCTCGTTGGCGATCACCTCGTTTGTATGGAGCAGTGGCCGTCACTCGAAGAACGAAGAGCTTACACCACCTCCCTGCTCATTTTCCAGTACTTCCTCCCGCTCATCCTCATCATGGTCTGCTACCTGCACGTCTACCTgcgcctgaggaggaggaaggacatgGTGGAGCGCGGGAGGAACACcactcaaaagaaaaacaagggcTCCACAAGGATCAACGCTATGTTAATCTCCATAGTGGTGGCCTTCACCATCTCATGGCTCCCTCTGAACATCTTTAACACCGTGTACGACTGGAACCACGAGGCCATCCCGTCCTGTAGCCACGACGTCATCTTCTCGTTCTGCCACCTCACAGCCATGGCCTCCACCTGCATCAACCCCATCATCTACGGTTTCCTCAACAGCAATTTCCAGAAACACCTCAAATCCACTCTGTTGCACTGTCGCTGCTGGGTGGTGGCAGAGCGGTACGAGAGCGTCCCGCTCTCCACTGTCAGCACAGAGGTCACCAAGGGGTCTATCTTGAGCAATGGATCCATCAGCATCAATTCCTAA
- the kctd9a gene encoding BTB/POZ domain-containing protein KCTD9a: protein MRRVTLFINGTSKNGKVVAVYGTLSDLLSVASNKLGIKACSLYNGKGGLIDDIALIRDDDVLYVSEGDPFIGPQDEAKVRADLHGAHTDWLTLNIGGRLFTTTRSTLVSKEPESMLAHMFREKDVWGNKQDEHGAYLIDRSPEYFEPILNYLRHGQLIINEGINIRGVLEEARFFGIEQLAEQLEAAIKNSQPPEDHSPISRKELVRFLLATPTKSELRCQGLNFSGADLSRLDLRYINFKMANLSRCNLTHANLCCSNLERADLSGANLDGANLQGVKMLCTNAEGASLKGCNFEEPSGLKANLEGANLKGVDMEGSQMTGVNLRVATLKNAKLKNCNLRGATLAGTDLENCDLSGCDLQEANLRGSNVKGAIFEEMLTPLHMSQSVR from the exons ATGAGAAGAGTCACGTTGTTTATCAACGGGACGTCTAAAAATGGCAAG GTTGTAGCAGTGTACGGGACCTTGTCTGACTTACTATCTGTAGCCAGCAATAAGTTAGGGATCAAAGCCTGTAGTTTATACAATGGTAAAGGTGGTCTGATAGACGACATAGCCCTTATCAG AGACGACGATGTGCTGTACGTGTCAGAGGGAGATCCATTCATCG GTCCTCAAGATGAAGCCAAGGTCAGAGCAGATCTGCATGGAGCTCACACCGACTGGCTGACCCTCAACATCGGCGGGCGCCTCTTCACCACCACCAG gagCACCTTGGTCAGCAAAGAGCCGGAGAGTATGCTTGCTCATATGTTCCGAGAGAAAG ATGTGTGGGGGAACAAGCAGGACGAGCATGGGGCTTACCTTATCGACCGCAGCCCTGAGTACTTTGAGCCTATTCTCAACTACCTGAGACACGGTCAGCTCATCATCAACGAAGGCATAAATATAAGAG GTGTCCTGGAGGAGGCTCGGTTCTTTGGAATTGAGCAGTTGGCTGAACAGCTGGAAGCAGCAATCAAG AACTCACAGCCACCTGAGGACCACTCTCCCATTTCCCGTAAAGAGTTAGTTCGTTTTCTTCTGGCAACGCCCACCAAGTCCGAGCTCCGCTGTCAG GGACTTAATTTCAGTGGTGCCGATCTGTCCCGACTTGATCTGCGCTACATCAATTTTAAAATGGCCAATCTGAGCCGCTGCAATCTGACTCACGCCAACCTGTGCTGTTCCAATCTGGAGCGGGCCGATCTCTCTGGAGCCAACCTGGAC GGTGCGAACTTACAAGGGGTGAAGATGCTCTGTACCAATGCTGAGGGAGCTTCTCTCAAAGGATGTAATTTTGAAGAACCCTCTGGACTGAAGGCCAACCTGGAAG GTGCCAATCTGAAAGGAGTTGACATGGAAGGAAGCCAAATGACCGGCGTCAACCTGCGTGTGGCCactctgaaaaatgcaaagctgAAGAACTGTAACCTCCGGGGAGCCACTTTAGCAGGGACTGATCTCGAG aaTTGCGACCTGTCTGGCTGCGATCTACAAGAAGCCAACCTGAGGGGGTCCAATGTGAAAGGAGCCATTTTTGAAGAGATGCTGACCCCGCTGCATATGTCACAGAGTGTCAGATAA
- the klhl22 gene encoding kelch-like protein 22 isoform X1, producing MVSAPERERQAMKPEHQCLAMAEDGELSPVGGGAGSSGRQTYRSAAHFRSLLDGLLALRQGGILFDVVLLVEGRPIQAHRILLAASCDYFRGMFARGLRESQQKEIAIHGVSYMAMKKILDYIYTSEIELDLESVQEVLNAATLVQLENVIGFCCDFLFSWLDEGNILEVHHLADLYGLQQLNDRVHSYILRNIQTLSRTDVYRQLPQDIVFRALSSDELQVNSENEVYEAALHYHYSPEQVETDQVYLQVSPKDNLRMVDAVRFCLIEKQVLQRLYGRLNQCPLKDFVSAALHYHEQVIWQPVLQTPLTQPRSTFHCILGFGGMFTSGSLTDNEHLFQVFHPSWGEWRALTAASAPRMSNQGIAVINNFVYLIGGDKNTSGLRAETRCWRYDPRHNTWCSIQPMQQQHADHCVCVVGDHIYAIGGRDYSNELDLVERYDPHTNKWEFVSPLKREVYAHAGAVAVGKIYITCGRRGGAYLKETYCFDPEANHWTACAEGPVERAWHGMAAVNGRVYVIGGSNDERGYRRDVLKVACFEPSANSWSLMTPLPAGHGEPGVAVLDSYIYILGGRSHDKSNRMKYVHVYNTNADEWENDTEFKERVSGMAACVVLMPPNVIAQGRSWEQRTKASWEDVDNDNSEDSSED from the exons ATGGTGTCCGctccggagagagagagacaagcgaTGAAGCCTGAACACCAGTGTCTTGCCATGGCTGAGGATGGAGAGCTGAGTCCAGTGGGAGGAGGCGCTGGGTCATCGGGCCGACAGACCTACAGGAGTGCAGCCCATTTCCGCAGCCTGCTGGACGGCCTGCTGGCTCTCAGGCAGGGGGGCATCCTGTTCgatgtggtgctgctggtggagggTCGACCCATCCAAGCCCACCGTATCCTGTTGGCAGCCTCCTGCGACTACTTTAG GGGTATGTTTGCTCGAGGCCTTCGGGAGTCGCAGCAAAAGGAGATAGCAATTCATGGAGTCTCCTACATGGCCATGAAAAAAATACTTGACTACATCTACACCTCAGAGATTGAGTTAGACCTGGAGAGTGTTCAGGAAGTCCTGAACGCTGCCACACTCGTACAG CTTGAGAATGTCATCGGCTTCTGCTGTGATTTCCTCTTCTCCTGGCTGGATGAGGGCAACATTTTAGAGGTGCATCATCTTGCCGATCTGTATGGACTGCAGCAGCTTAACGACCGGGTCCACTCCTACATCCTCAGGAACATTCAGACTCTGTCTCGCACCGACGTGTACCGACAGCTCCCCCAAGACATAGTGTTCAGAGCACTGAGCAGCGACGAGCTTCAGGTGAACAGTGAAAACGAGGTGTACGAGGCGGCTCTGCACTACCACTACAGCCCCGAGCAGGTGGAAACTGACCAGGTGTACTTGCAGGTCAGTCCcaag GACAATCTCAGGATGGTTGATGCCGTGCGTTTCTGCCTGATTGAGAAACAAGTATTGCAGAGACTCTACGGCAGACTGAACCAGTGTCCGCTGAAGGACTTCGTTTCAGCTGCCTTGCATTACCATGAGCAGGTGATCTGGCAGCCCGTCCTGCAGACTCCTCTCACCCAGCCGCGGTCCACCTTCCACTGTATCCTGGGTTTCGGCGGGATGTTCACCTCCGGCTCCCTCACAGACAACGAGCACCTGTTTCAGGTGTTCCACCCGAGCTGGGGGGAGTGGAGGGCTCTCACTGCAGCATCCGCGCCGCGAATGTCCAACCAGGGCATCGCTGTGATCAACAACTTTGTTTATCTTATTGGCGGAGACAAGAACACCAGTGGATTGCGTGCGGAGACCCGCTGCTGGAG ATACGACCCCCGTCACAACACCTGGTGTTCCATCCAGccaatgcagcagcagcacgctgaccactgcgtgtgtgtggtgggcGACCATATCTACGCCATCGGAGGGCGGGACTACAGTAACGAACTGGACTTAGTGGAGCGCTATGACCCGCACACCAACAAGTGGGAGTTTGTGTCACCTCTAAAAAGAGAG GTGTATGCGCATGCCGGAGCAGTGGCAGTCGGAAAGATTTATATAACCTGTGGCCGCAGAGGTGGGGCTTACCTCAAAGAGACGTACTGCTTTGACCCTGAGGCAAATCACTGGACGGCGTGTGCGGAGGGGCCGGTGGAGCGGGCCTGGCACGGCATGGCAGCTGTGAACGGACGCGTTTATGTCATAGGGGGAAGCAATGATGAGCGTGGATATCGGCGTGATGTCCTGAAG GTTGCATGCTTTGAGCCCTCTGCCAACTCTTGGTCTTTAATGACCCCTCTCCCTGCTGGACACGGAGAACCCGGCGTAGCTGTGCTGGACAGTTACATCTACATCCTGGGTGGACGCTCTCACGACAAGAGTAACAGAATGAAATATGTTCACGTGTACAACACCAACGCAGACGAGTGGGAGAACGACACCGAGTTTAAGGAGCGTGTCTCGGGCATGGCAGCCTGCGTGGTGCTCATGCCCCCTAATGTGATCGCTCAGGGCCGGAGCTGGGAGCAGCGCACCAAGGCTTCATGGGAAGATGTGGACAACGACAACTCAGAGGACTCTAGTGAGGACTGA